The Lichenihabitans psoromatis genomic interval TGCAGGCCCTGCTGGAAAATTTCCTCGATCGAGGCATTCTCCAATTGCGCCATCACACGCCTCGCCTGACGCTGGGCCGCACCTTGCCGGCCGTAGGCCTTACCCAGCGAGTCGAGGCATCGATTGATATTCTCGTAGCAGGACAGCAGCGAGCGCGGCATCTCGAGGCGCAGAATGAGCAGATCCGCGATCAGCCAAGGCTTGATGCTCTCGCGATAGACCCAGTGATAGGCCGTCAGGGCCGAGACGGCGCGAAGGATCGCGGTCCACTGGAAATAGTCGAGCGAGCCGCCCACAGCCTCGGTCTCGGGCAACAGCACATGATATTTCACGTCCAGAATACGGGCGGTGTTGTCGGCGCGTTCAACGAAAACGCCGAGACGCGAGAACCAGTAGGACGGGTCCCGCAACATCGTGCGATAGACGGAGCCGTCGAAAACCAGCGACGTCTGCTTTACGAAATCCAGAAAATGCGTGATCTCTTCCCGCCGCGCGGCATCGTCCCGGGTTCGCGATCCCTCGAAGCGCTTGAGTTCGAGCCAGGCGCCATTGATGGCATCCCACATTTCGGCCGTGAGCGCCGTCCGCACGGCTCGCCCATTGGTGCGGGCGAGTTCGATGCAGTTGCGGATCGACGAGGGGTTTGCGGCGTCGAAGATGATGAAATCCATCACCTTGTCGGGTTCGACCACCTCATATTTGGCGCGGTAAGGATCACCGGCGCCGGAGGACTCAAGCGCACTTTCCCACTCGGTTCCGGCCTGATTGTAGACGGCCGGAAGAGCGGCGAGCCGCTGTGTCGCCTCGACCGTACGGGCGAGGAAATCGGCCCGCTCCATATAGCGGGCCAGCCAGTAGAGATTGTCGGCCGTCCGCGACAGCATGGTGAATTTGCGAACGGGACGCCGCATCGAAAAAGCGGCGCGTTCGCCGTCGCTGTCGGTCCGGTTCATGAACGGGTCCCCGCGTCTTCGATGATCCAGGTATCCTTCGTGCCGCCGCCTTGGCTGGAATTGACCACCAGCGAGCCGTCCTGCATGGCGACACGCGTCAACCCGCCCGGCACCACCCGGACGCCCTTCGAGCCGGTCAGCACGAACGGGCGAAAATCGACATGCCGGGGCGAAATCCCGCCCGGCATCGCGGTGGGGCATGTCGATAGCGCGAGCGTTGGCTGAGCGATGAAATTGGCGGGGTCGAGCGTGAGTTTCTTGGCGAAAAGCTCGATCTCGGCGCGCGTGGCATGGGGGCCCACCAGCATACCGTAGCCGCCCGAGCCGTTGACCTCTTTGACCACGAGTTCAGGAAGATGCTCGAGGACGTAGCGTAACGTCTCTGGCTCCCTGCACCGATAGGTCGGCACGTTCTTCAGGAGCGGCACTTCGCCCAAATAAAATTGAATGATTTCGGGCATATAGGTGTAGAGCGCCTTATCGTCCGCCACCCCGGTTCCGACCGCATTGGCCAGCGTGACGGTTCCGGCCCGGTAGGCGCTCATCAGCCCCGGCACGCCGAGCGTACTATCGGGCCTGAACGCAAGCGGATCGAGGAAGTCGTCGTCGAGCCGTCGATAGATGACGTCGACCTGCTTCGGCCCCTCCGTGGTCCGCATGTAAACGACATCGTCGTCGACGAAGAGATCGCGACCTTCGACGAGTTCGATCCCGAGCTTGTCGGCCAGGAACGAGTGTTCGTAATAGGCGGAGTTATATTGGCCGGGCGTCAGCAACACGACGACCGGATCGGCGTCCGCGGTCCGCGGCGCGACGCTGCGGAGGGATTGCAGCAGCAGATCGGCATAATTCTCGACCGGAGCCACCCGATGGGCCGCAAACAACTCCGGAAAGAGCCGCATCATGACTTCGCGATTTTCCAGCATGTAAGACACGCCGGACGGCGTGCGGGCATTGTCTTCGAGCACGTAGAAATCGTCCGCATCGATGCGAACGATGTCGATCCCGGCAATATGCACATAGGTGTCGAACGGCACGCGCACGTTGACCATCTCGGGCCGGAAGTACGGATTCTGATAGACCAGCGCCGACGGCACAATGCCGGCCCGGAGGATTTCGCGCGGACCGTAGATGTCGGCCAGGAACATGTTCATGGCCTTCACGCGCTGCACCAGGCCGACCTCAAGTCGCCGCCACTCGCTCTGGCTGATCAGACGCGGCACGATGTCGAACGGAATCAACCGCTCGGCCGCATCTTTCTCGCCATAGACCGCGAACGTAATGCCGATGCGGCGGAAGAGCAGATCGGCTTGGGCCCGGCGCGAGGCCAGCAACTCGGGCGGGGCTTCTGCAAGCCACCGCGACAACCGCGCATAAACCTCGCGCGGCTCTCCATCGGGTCCCGTCATTTCGTCGAAAAACTGACCTTTGGGCGACACGTGATGTTGGTCTCCAGGAGGCGATTGGACACAGCGATCGAGCAAAGCTTATGCCAGGGACAGGACGAATGGCTATGCCAAAGAGTTCCGTCATAATAGGTTGGCGCGGCGCGCCGACGTCGATCATCCGCGCGAGGAGCAGATCGCATCGATGACACAGCCCGAGAGCCTCGATCGCGACGGGCACGGACGCATGCAGGCGCTTGGAACGGCCGCGTTCTATCGTAGCCTCGTTCCCCTCTCTGGTTTTCACGGCATTGCCGATTCGGCATCCTTCGTGCCGCTGCCCGACGACTGGGTGGTCGGGATCGCCGATGTGGTGTCGTCGAGCCAAGCCATCGCGGAAGGTCGCTACAAGACCGTCAACACGGCCGGCGCGGCGGTCATCTCGGCGGTGTCCAACGCACTCGGGACTCTCGAATTCCCCTTCATCTTCGGCGGTGACGGCGCAAGTTTCGCGGTCGGACCGGAGGACGCCGAACAGGCCAGCGCAGCGCTGGCCGCGACGGTCGCCTGGGTTGGACGCGAGTTGAACCTCGTCCTCCGTGGGGGCATTGTCTCGGTCAGCGACATCCGCGCCCAGTCTCTCGATGTTCGCGTGGCGCGGTTCGCGGTCTCAAACAACGTCACCTACGCGATGTTTGCGGGCGGCGGCCTCGCCTGGGCCGAGCGGCGCCTCAAGGCGGGCGACGTCGCGGTCGCGCCCGCGCCGAAGGATGCCCACCCCGATCTGACCGGCCTCACCTGCCGGTTCCACGATCTCGTCGCCAAGCATGGCGTGATCCTCTCGGTGCTGGTGCGGCCCACCTCCGGCCCCGACGACCCGCGTTTCCAAGCCCTCGTGCGCGAGGTGCTGCATATCGCCGAGCAAGGCCCGGACGAGGCCCGGCCGATGCCTGTGTTTCGGCCGGGGTTGCGGCAGCAATTGGCCGCGATCGGGATCGACGCGAGGATGCAGCCTGCAAGCTCCTCGATGATCCACCGCTGGTTGGCGGAGGCCGCCTATTCGGTTTTGGCGACCGTTCTGCTGACGACCGGCTGGAGCGTTGGCGGCTTCTCGCCGAAACGTTATCTCCGCGAGGTGGTCGAGAATTCCGATTTCCGGAAATATGATGATGGGCTGATGATGACACTCGATTGTACGCCAGCGCACGCCGATCGGATCGAGACACGGCTGCAAGACGCGGCTCGCGACGCCATCGCGGTCTATGGCCTGCATCGTCAGGATGCCGCAACGATCACCTGCGTGATCCCCTCGGTGGTGCAATCCAACCACGTGCATTTTATCGACGGCGCGTCCGGCGGCTATGCGGAGGCGGCCCGCGATCTTAAATCGAGACTGCTGGCCTGATGGGCCGGCCCGCGACGGAATGAATAGGTCTGCTTAAATTCCGTGGTGCGCTAGCTTCCGCCCGCGCCGTGTGACATCGTTAAGGCACAGAGGTTTCGATCGAGCGGCATCATTTGACCGAGAACATCTTGCAGAGTGCGAAGCCAGACATCCTACGGGTCGACAACCTGAAGGTTGCGTTCCGATTGCAGGATCGGCCGATCGAGGTCGTGAAGGGCGTATCCTTCCGGGTGCCGGCTGGCAAGACCGTGGCGCTGGTGGGCGAATCGGGTTCGGGCAAAACCGTCATCTCCCAAGCCATCATGGGGTTATTGCCCAAGGCAGGCTCGGTCACGGGCGGCCAGATCCTGTTCAGCGACCCGAAGAAAGCCTCCGAACCGCCGGTCGACATCGCATTGATGCCACGTGACGGCAGAGAGATACGCCATCTTCGCGGCGGTCGCATCGGCATGATCTTCCAAGAGCCGATGTCGTCCCTGTCGCCGGTCCATACGATCGGCAATCAGATTGAGGAAGCACTCCGGTTGCACCGACCGGTTCCGCACGGCGAGGCCCGCAACATGACCGAGCACATGCTCGGCCTCGTCGGCTTCAAGAACCCGGCGCGCGCTTACAGCATGTATTCCTTCGAACTCTCCGGCGGTCTGCGTCAACGCGCCATGCTAGCCATGGCGTTGATCTGCCGCCCCGCTCTTTTGATCGCCGACGAGCCGACCACCGCTCTTGATGTCACCATCCAGGCGCAGGTGCTTAATCTGATGCGCGAGTTGCAGACCGAGTTTGGCATGGCAATTCTGATGATCACGCATGATCTCGGGGTGGTCGCCAACATGGCCGACGAGGTCGTGGTCGTCTACCATGGCGAAGTCATGGAGGCCGGCGCCGCCGACGATATCTTCCGCCGGCCGGGTCACCCCTATCTCCGCGCTCTCCTGAAGGCGGTTCCGCATTTCGACATGAAGCCGAATGAGCGGCTCGTCGCCTTGCGCGATGCCCAGGAGGACATCAGTCCGCTCGTCAGCACACGTCCGCCCCGGCCGGAAAGCGGCAACGAGCCCCTGCTGAGCGTCCGCAATCTCCGGAAGGTCTACGGCTCGCGCAGCAGCGGCTTGTTCGGCAAGGCGGCGGAGCCCGTGGTCGCGGTCGATGACGTGAGCTTCGACATCATGCGCGGCGAATGCCTCGGTCTCGTGGGCGAGAGCGGATGTGGCAAGACGAGCGTGTCGAAGCTGATCATGCGGGCCATGAAGGCCGACGGCGGTTCGGTGACGTTCAATGATGGCACCAAGGCGATCGACGTCCTGAAGCTGCGCGGTCGGGCCGAACGAGACTTTCGCCAGCACGTCCAGATGATCTTTCAGGATCCCGTTAGTTCGCTGTCGCCCCGCATGACGGTGCTGAACATCTTGTGCGAACCGCTCGAAATTCACGGCATGGGCAATCACGACGAGCAGGTTCGCCGGGTGGGCGATTTGATGAGCGCCGTCGGGCTCGACCGCCGTTTTCTCAATCGCTACCCGCATAGTTTCTCGGGCGGGCAGCGCCAGCGCATCGGCATCGCAAGGGCTCTCGCGCTCAACCCCGATCTGATCATCTGCGACGAGCCGGTTTCGGCGCTCGACGTCTCGGTCCAGGCTCAAGTTCTCAACCTGCTGAAAGACCTGCAGCGCGAACTTGGCCTGACCTACCTGTTCATCTCGCATAATCTTGCTGTGGTGGATTATGTGGCGGACCGGATCGCAGTGCTGGCGCACGGCCGCATCGTCGAGATCGCCCCACGTGACGTTCTGTTCCGGCAGCCGGCGCATTCCTACACCAAGGCGCTGCTGGCCGCCGTGCCGTTCCCGGATCTTGACCGACCGCTCGACTTTGGAAGCCTCAAAGGCAAAAGCGCATCCGACCCGGCGCGATGGGCCCCGGCGTTCAGGGACAATGGCCGGCCCGAGACCCTCAAGCCGATCGACCTCGGCAATGGCCACATTGTTCTGGCGCAACCCAACGTGGATTTCCGGGAGTTGGCGAAATGCGTCGCATGAGCCTGCTGTTCGGGCTGTTGGCCCTGCTGCTGGCCGCCTGCTCCGCGCAAGCCGAGATCGCGACACCGCGGGAGACGCCGTATTTCGAGTATGACGTCGGCGACGGCAAGCTTCCGCCGGTCGCCCTGCGCCTGCCGCTGCATCCGCGCATCATCGACCTTCCCTCGATGAACCGCGAGACCGGACACCCCGGCGGCACATGGAAGATGCTGATGGGCGACCAGCGCGATCTTCGCATGATGACGATCTATTCCTACGCGCGGCTCGTGGTCTTCGACGACAAGCTGAACTTCGTTCCCGATATTCTCGAGAGTATCCAGATCGAGGACGACAAAGTTTTCACGCTGCATCTTCGCGAAGGGCATAAGTGGTCGGACGGGCAGCCGTTCACGACGGAAGACTTTCGTTATTATTGGGAGGACGTTGCCAATAACGCGACGCTGTCGCCCTCCGGTCCGAGCCCAAGTCTCCTCGTGCGAGGGAAGCCGCCGCGCGTCGAGATCATCGATGCGACGACCGTGCGCTACAGCTGGGACGAACCGAACCCGGCCTTCCTGCCTGCCCTAGCGGGATCGCAGCCGCTCTTCATCTTCATGCCGGCGCATTATCTCAAGCAGTTCAATGCGAAATACGCCGACACAGCCGCGCTCGATAAATTGGTCAAGAAGGCGCGCGTGATGAACTGGGGCTCGCTGCACGAGCGGATGTCGCGTCAGTACAGATGCGACAACCCCGATCTGCCGACGCTCGATCCGTGGCGCAATCGCACCTCGGCACCAGCCGAACTGTTTGTGTTCGAGCGAAACCCGTATTTCCATCGCGTTGATCAGACCGGCCAGCAACTGCCGTATCTCGACCGCGTCACGCTTTCGCTCGGCACCACGAGCCTGATTCCGGCCAAGACCGCGAGCGGCGACAGCACGTTACAGGCCCGCTATCTCGGTTTCGAGGATTACACGTTCCTTAAGCAGAACGAGGATTTAAACCACTACAAAGTCAATCTGTGGGAGAACGGTCAGGGTTCGTTTGCGGCGCTGATGCCAAACTTGAATGCCAAGGATCCCGTCTGGCAAAGGCTGCTGCGCGACGTACGCTTCCGGCGCGCTTTGTCGCTCGGGATCAATCGTCACGACATCAACCAAGCGCTCTTCTTCGGCCTTGCGCGCGAGAGCGCCGATACAGTGCTGCCGCAAAGCCCTCTCTTCAAGGAGACCTACGCGAAGGCGTGGAGCACCTATGATCCGGCCGCCGCCAACAAGCTGCTCGATGAAGCGGGGCTCGACAAGCGGGGCAGCGATGGGTTCCGTCTGCTCCCCGACGGTCGCAGAGCGGACCTCATTGTCGAGACGGCGGGCGATGTTGCCGAATATGTCGATATCCTCGAACTCGTCGGGGATGACTGGGCCAAGATCGGCCTGCGGGCCTTCACGCATCCCGCGCATCGCGACGTGTTCCGCAAACGCATCCTCGATGGCGACACGATCATGTCGATCGGCTCGGGGATCGACAATGGCAACCCAACCTCGGCGATCGAGCCGGACGATCTCGCCCCCATGCATGAATCGCAATTCCAGTGGCCGCGGTGGGGCTTATATCAAGAATCAGACGGCCACGAGGGCGATGCGGTCGACGTGCCGGAAGCCGCGCAACTGGTCGATCTCTACCGGGCGTGGCGTCGCTCCACCAACAAGGCGCAGCGGCAGGATATCTGGGGCAAGATGTTGTCGATCAACTCTGATCAAGTTTTCTCGATCGGGATCATCAACGGTACGAAACAGCCGGTGGTGATTTCCGATCAGATGAGAAATGTGCCCGTCGACGCCCTTTATGCGTTCGACCCAAGTGGCTTCTTCGGCATCTACATGCCCGATACGTTCTGGTTGGCCAATGCGCCCGGAGGCTGACGCGCGATGCTGACCTATCTGGTGCGACGCGTGCTGATCATGATTCCGACGCTCTTCGTCACAAGTGCGATCATCTTCAGCGTGATGGCGCTGTCCCCGAGCGACTATTTCTCGAACTATGCCGCCGAAATGCAGGCCCAGGGCGAGAAGGTCGATAACAGCCGCATCGATTTCATGAAGAAGGAATACGGCTTGGATAAGCCGCCGGTGGAGCGATACTTTCGCTGGATCGGTGGGTTTTTCGTCGGCGATTTCGGCTATTCGTTCGAGTACCAAATGCCGGTTAGCAACGTCGTTGGCGACCGGCTTTATCTCACGATGCTTCTCTCATTCACGACAATTATCTTCACTTGGCTGGTCGCTTTTCCGATCGGTATTTACTCGGCTACTCATCAATATAGCTGGGGCGATTACGGCCTGACCACACTGGGACTGCTGGGTCTGGCGATCCCGCATTTTCTGCTGGCGCTGCTGTTCCTCTACTTTGCGAACGTTTGGTTCGGCATTTCCATCGGCGGCCTGATGGATCCGAAGTATTTTGATCAGCCGATGAGCTGGGCGAAACTTCAATCGATCTTGGCGCATCTCTGGATCCCGGTCATCATCATCGGCACGGCCGGCACAGGCAGCATGATCCGCACGATCCGCGCCAATCTGCTCGAAGAATTGCAGAAGCAATATGTGACCACGGCGCGGGCTAAGGGCCTGCACCCGATGCGCGCCTTGATGAAATATCCGTTTCGCATGGCCATGAACTTCTTCATTTCAGATATCGGCAGCATCCTGCCGTCGATCGTCTCGGGGGCGGAACTCGTCGCGATCGTTCTATCGCTGCAGACCACCGGCCCCCTCCTGGTTCATGCCTTGCAAAGTCAGGACATCTACCTGGCCGGATCATTCCTGATGTTTCTCGCGACCCTGACGATCGTCGGCGTGTTGATCTCCGACATCGCGCTGGCCTTCCTCGACCCGCGCATCCGCCTGATCGGAGGAACAACGAAATGACAGGCGTGGCTCCTTTGCAGGGCGCGCCTCTGGCGCATTTCGTCTCGAAGGCTCCCTTCGATCCGCTCTCGGTGACGCGACTGTCCCCGGCGCAGGAGCGTATCTATCTGGCGTCGCAATGGCGGCTGATGTGGTGGAAGTTCAAACGCCACCGCATGGCCGTAGTTTCGGGCATCTTCCTGCTCGTGCTCTACGCAACGGTCCCGTTTTCGGAGTTTTTCGCGCCCTATGCTGGAGGCACGCGAGACACGGATTTCATTCGCTCACCGCCGCAGAGGATTCACTTCTTCGATAAAGGATCGTTTGTCGGCCCGTTCGTCTATGGCTCGACCTTCCATCTCGACATGAAGAACCTGCGCCGACAATATCCTCTGGACACGTCCAAGGTCGATAAGATCCGCTTCTTCTGCCACGGCGATCCTTACCTCTTTTGGGGCTTGATCCCGGGTGACACGCACCTGTTCTGCCCGGCCGAAGGCGGCAACGTCTTTTTGTTCGGCACCGACCGTCTCGGGCGCGATGTGCTGTCGCGCATTCTCTACGGCGCGCGCGTGTCGTTGACCGTTGGTCTCATCGGCATTTCGATCAGCTTCTGTCTCGGGCTCATCATCGGCGGCCTCGCGGGCTATTACGGCGGCTGGTTCGATCTTATCAGCCAGCGCCTGATCGAGATCGTGCATTCGATTCCGCACATCCCGATCTGGCTCGCGCTGGCCGCCATCATGCCGGTGACGTGGAGCCCGCTTCTGGTCTATTTCGGCATCACGGTGATCCTCGGGATGATGGATTGGACCGGGCTGGCCCGAGCAGTGCGGGCCAAACTCCTGGCCTTGCGCGAGGAAGATTACGTGATGGCGGCGCAGCTGATGGGCGCGCGTACCCCGCGCGTCATCGCGCGGCATCTGTTGCCGGGCTTCATCAGCCATCTCATTGCCTCGGCCACCATCACGATCCCGTCGATGATCCTCGGCGAAACCGCATTGAGCTTTCTCGGCCTCGGCCTACGGCCACCCATTATCTCGTGGGGCGTCATGCTCAATGAAGCGCAGAACATGAACGTGGTCGTGCTCTATCCCTGGCTGATGTTGCCGGTCGTGCCCGTCATCTTGGTGATCCTCGCCTTCAACTTCCTCGGCGATGGCCTGCGCGACGCGGCGGATCCTTATAATGCGTGATCGACCCACGCATCGCGCGGTTCCGCGCCGAGGGCGCTGAGCCCGCAATGCAGATTGGTTTTTATGCGCCCCTGAAGGCGCCGAATCATCCTGTGCCGTCGGGCGACCGACAGATGGCACGCCTGCTGATCGAGGCGCTTCGCCTGGGCGGCCATGCCGTGTCGCTGATCTCGACGTTCCGCTGTTTCAGCGCGACGCCGGATGACGCCGAACGAGCCCGCATCGCCGAGGGCGCGCGAGACGAGGTGGCGTCCATCGCGGCGCAATGGGGCGACCGACCGGCCCTGACGCCGGATCTGATCTTTGCCTATCACCTCTATTACAAAGCACCGGACTTGATCGGCGCGGCCTTGGCGCGGCGCTTCGACCTGCCCTATGTGACGGCCGAAGCGTCTCATGCGGCCAAGCGTGAGGGCGGCCCATGGCAGGCCGGACATGCGCTGGTCGAGGCGGCGATCCGCGAGGCTGCCGTCAACTTCTGCTTCACGGCCAACGATCGTCTCGGCCTCGCCGAGATCGTGCATGAGTCGGACCGCCTGATCGATCTCCCGCCTTTCATCGAGACGAGCCGCTATACGCGATCGCCTCATCCGGAGACGCGTCACGGCACGCAACTCGTGACGGTCGCGATGATGCGGCCGGGAGACAAGCTTCACAGCTACAGATTTTTGGCCGCGGCCTTGATGCGCCTTCAGCATCTCGACTGGCGCTTGACGATCATCGGCGACGGTCCGGCGCGGTCGGAGGTCGAAGCGGCTTTCGCGCCTCTTCCTCCCGACCGTCTGGTTTGGCGCGGCGCATTGGCGGGAGACGCCGTGGCCGACGCGCTCATGACAGCCGATCTGTTCGTCTGGCCGGGGTTCAACGAAGCCTTCGGCTTGAGTTACCTCGAGGCTCAGGCCTGTGGACGTCCCGTCATCGCGGTGCGCGGCGAGGGGACACCGAGCGTGGTGCGCGACGGAACGACAGGGCTGCTTACCGCGAACCATCTGGCGGACTATGCGGCGGCGATCGCGCGCCTGCTGACCGACCCCGCGCTTCGCGCGGCGTTCGGCGAAGCCGCCTCTGCGTTCGTGCACGGCGAGCGGACCCTCGCGGGCGCAGCCGCCCGGCTGCAGAGCGGCCTCGACCGCGCGCGTCAGCCGATGAACGGAGCCGCACCATGATGATCTCGGGACAGTCGGACGATCCCTGGATCGCGGTGCGAGAGGCCTTGGATCGAACGGCCGATGACGGAGGCACGACACGGTTTTGGCTGCGCGACGACGACGCGATCGCCGTGACGCCCGCTCTCAATCGCCTCGGTGACCTCAGCGGCAGCCATTCCATGCCGGTGATGCTCGCCGTTATTCCGGCCGGCGCGACGGCGCCGCTCGCGGCTTGGGTCGCTGAGCGAAGGTGGGTGACGCCTTGCCAGCACGGCTGGGCGCACACGAACCATGCCCGTCCGGGCGAGCGCGCCTGCGAACTCGGCGGCGATCGGTCGGATGAGGTCGTGCTGGCTGAATTGGCGGAGGGGCGGCGCGCTCTGCATGATCTGTTCGGGTCGGGGTCGGCCGATACGCTCGTGCCGCCCTGGAATCGCATCAGGCCGAGCGTATTGCCCGCGCTTCCGCAAGCAGGCTATCGCACGCTCTCGACGTTCGATCGGCCGACGCCCGGCGGGGTCGATGGCCTTAAGCTTCTGAATTGCGATCTCGATCTCATCGATTGGCGCAACGGACACCGCGGACGCAGCATCCCCGACCTCTGTGGACGGCTCGTTCGCGCCATCGATGCGGCGCGCCTGCATCGCGGACCGATCGGGCTTTTAGCCCATCACCTCGCTCATGACGAAGCGGCGTGGGACTTTCTCGAGCAATTTCTCGACGAGGTTCGGCCAAGCCCAGCCGTTTCTTTTATGGCCGTCGCGGCCGCCGACTGAACGATCCGCGCCGTTGAGCCCACGTCAATGCAGGTTTTCGCGCTCGTGCTGAACCTGGGCAAGTGCCCGGTTGGTTCGTTCGAGCCGCGTTGCCAAGACTCGCATCATGGCGATCCCCATATCGGGGAAACTCCTCAACAAGCCCATCAACTGAGACTTACCGATCACCAGCGTCTCGCAGCGGCATGCGGCCGTCACGGTCGCGGTTCGCGGCATATCGCAGAGAATCGCCATATCGCCGATGAAATCGTTCCGGCCGACGGTCGCGACCGTCACCTCGCTATCGCCGGCACGGACCGAGACATCCGCCTGGCCCTTGATGATCACATAAGCGGTTTCTCCGCTCTCACCCTCGCGGCATAGGGTTTGGCCCGTATCGAAGGCCATGCGTTGGGACGCGAATGCCAAAAGTTTAAGCTTCGACAATTCGACCGACGCAAAGATGGGGACTTCGCGGAGGACTTCGATGTCTTCCTTCAACAAACTCACGACACGTCCTTTCTCCGAACGCTGGAAGATGGCACGTCTTCAGGCAGACGCCCGAACTCGGGGATAATCAGCAACATTCACGACGGTGGCCGGCGTTTTCTTTTGATCTGTCGCAACTCTACCGTGCTCCATCCGGATCAAGCGAGGGAATTGTTCACCAAGAGCGGGGTTTTCAAGGTTCCACAAGATACCGAACCCAGGACCATCCTCGCCACGCGCTAGGGCCAGCACCCGCTTGAGGATCGCGGCCTGCGCCCGGCCATCGAGTTGTCCCAACGGCCGATGCGCCAAGAGCAGGTCGGGTCGCCGCAAAATCGCGCGGGCCAGGGCCAGCTTCTGACGCTGCACGGCCGTGAGGCGCTTGCCGCCACTCCCGATGTTAAACGCGAGCCCTGCCTCGAACACCACGGGGCGGAGGTCCAGATCATCGACGATCTGCTGCACGATCCCGGAAATCCGCGCTTCGGCTTCGGCGACCCCGAAGGCGACGCGGCCCATGAGCAGATTATCCTTCACGGTGGCGGCGAGGTTGTAATGCGCCGGATCGTAGAAGGCGATGTCCTGCTGGTCATCACCAAGCATGTCGTGAAAGATATGTCGCGTCTCGAGCAAGCGGTCGATCCGATCGCGATCGAGCAAGCCAAGCCGATCGCGTTCTTCGATGTAGCCGAACGCGAGATCGAGAAAGATCGCCTGGTCGGCGGCC includes:
- a CDS encoding ABC transporter permease — translated: MTGVAPLQGAPLAHFVSKAPFDPLSVTRLSPAQERIYLASQWRLMWWKFKRHRMAVVSGIFLLVLYATVPFSEFFAPYAGGTRDTDFIRSPPQRIHFFDKGSFVGPFVYGSTFHLDMKNLRRQYPLDTSKVDKIRFFCHGDPYLFWGLIPGDTHLFCPAEGGNVFLFGTDRLGRDVLSRILYGARVSLTVGLIGISISFCLGLIIGGLAGYYGGWFDLISQRLIEIVHSIPHIPIWLALAAIMPVTWSPLLVYFGITVILGMMDWTGLARAVRAKLLALREEDYVMAAQLMGARTPRVIARHLLPGFISHLIASATITIPSMILGETALSFLGLGLRPPIISWGVMLNEAQNMNVVVLYPWLMLPVVPVILVILAFNFLGDGLRDAADPYNA
- a CDS encoding cyclic nucleotide-binding domain-containing protein, with the translated sequence MSLLKEDIEVLREVPIFASVELSKLKLLAFASQRMAFDTGQTLCREGESGETAYVIIKGQADVSVRAGDSEVTVATVGRNDFIGDMAILCDMPRTATVTAACRCETLVIGKSQLMGLLRSFPDMGIAMMRVLATRLERTNRALAQVQHERENLH
- a CDS encoding glycosyltransferase family 4 protein yields the protein MIDPRIARFRAEGAEPAMQIGFYAPLKAPNHPVPSGDRQMARLLIEALRLGGHAVSLISTFRCFSATPDDAERARIAEGARDEVASIAAQWGDRPALTPDLIFAYHLYYKAPDLIGAALARRFDLPYVTAEASHAAKREGGPWQAGHALVEAAIREAAVNFCFTANDRLGLAEIVHESDRLIDLPPFIETSRYTRSPHPETRHGTQLVTVAMMRPGDKLHSYRFLAAALMRLQHLDWRLTIIGDGPARSEVEAAFAPLPPDRLVWRGALAGDAVADALMTADLFVWPGFNEAFGLSYLEAQACGRPVIAVRGEGTPSVVRDGTTGLLTANHLADYAAAIARLLTDPALRAAFGEAASAFVHGERTLAGAAARLQSGLDRARQPMNGAAP
- a CDS encoding ABC transporter permease, whose product is MLTYLVRRVLIMIPTLFVTSAIIFSVMALSPSDYFSNYAAEMQAQGEKVDNSRIDFMKKEYGLDKPPVERYFRWIGGFFVGDFGYSFEYQMPVSNVVGDRLYLTMLLSFTTIIFTWLVAFPIGIYSATHQYSWGDYGLTTLGLLGLAIPHFLLALLFLYFANVWFGISIGGLMDPKYFDQPMSWAKLQSILAHLWIPVIIIGTAGTGSMIRTIRANLLEELQKQYVTTARAKGLHPMRALMKYPFRMAMNFFISDIGSILPSIVSGAELVAIVLSLQTTGPLLVHALQSQDIYLAGSFLMFLATLTIVGVLISDIALAFLDPRIRLIGGTTK
- a CDS encoding polysaccharide deacetylase family protein translates to MMISGQSDDPWIAVREALDRTADDGGTTRFWLRDDDAIAVTPALNRLGDLSGSHSMPVMLAVIPAGATAPLAAWVAERRWVTPCQHGWAHTNHARPGERACELGGDRSDEVVLAELAEGRRALHDLFGSGSADTLVPPWNRIRPSVLPALPQAGYRTLSTFDRPTPGGVDGLKLLNCDLDLIDWRNGHRGRSIPDLCGRLVRAIDAARLHRGPIGLLAHHLAHDEAAWDFLEQFLDEVRPSPAVSFMAVAAAD